In the Longimicrobiales bacterium genome, one interval contains:
- a CDS encoding pitrilysin family protein: MSPLDRTLQPARGAIRHFDFPEVERRPLSQGLDLRVARLSRLPMVSVNLFFRAGEAGLSDEWAGLAVLTGDALEGGTKRRSGSALAEALESIGARTGVTTGWEGTSVALSCLADRLEEAMPLLIETMREPDFPEDEVDRVREQQLAALRQRKMDPGALASDEATRRYFAAGQPYARGQGGTEESVGAATTDAMRGYVESNYRPEGGGLVVVGDLDPDEVEVLAERYLSEWRGAPPAVVDFDPRPPKQERAIFVVDRPGSVQSEIRVGHVGASRSTPDYFALSIGNMLLGGTFTSRLNLNLREKNGFTYGVRSSFGFRSRPGPFQVSTAVGSEVTADAVRETLFEMQHLVEGGATEDEVAAARDYLAGIFGLQLETAGQIGSRLSQILMHGLDDDYYHRYRDNVRGVTTEQVSAAVRAHMRPDEVQIVVVGDAEAVVGSLQDLGVGSVTVV; this comes from the coding sequence ATGAGCCCCCTGGATAGGACGCTCCAGCCAGCCAGAGGTGCCATCCGGCATTTTGACTTCCCGGAAGTCGAGCGCCGGCCGCTCAGTCAGGGGTTGGATCTGAGGGTCGCCCGACTCTCCCGGTTACCGATGGTCAGCGTGAACCTCTTCTTTCGTGCCGGCGAGGCCGGACTATCTGACGAGTGGGCGGGGCTTGCTGTCCTGACAGGCGACGCACTAGAGGGTGGCACGAAGCGCCGCAGTGGGTCTGCGTTGGCTGAGGCGCTAGAGAGCATCGGTGCACGAACAGGGGTCACCACGGGGTGGGAGGGGACCAGCGTCGCGTTGTCCTGCCTCGCGGACCGTCTCGAGGAGGCCATGCCGCTTCTGATCGAGACGATGCGCGAGCCTGACTTTCCGGAAGACGAAGTCGATCGGGTCCGGGAGCAGCAACTGGCCGCCCTTCGCCAACGGAAGATGGATCCGGGTGCCCTGGCCTCAGACGAAGCGACTCGCCGTTACTTCGCCGCCGGCCAGCCCTACGCGCGTGGTCAGGGAGGGACTGAGGAATCGGTGGGTGCGGCCACCACCGATGCGATGAGAGGTTACGTCGAATCGAACTACCGGCCCGAGGGTGGCGGGCTCGTCGTAGTCGGCGACCTCGATCCCGATGAGGTAGAGGTTCTTGCCGAGCGTTATCTCAGCGAATGGAGAGGAGCGCCGCCTGCGGTCGTGGACTTCGACCCACGGCCTCCGAAGCAGGAGCGCGCCATTTTTGTCGTGGACCGGCCTGGCTCGGTCCAGTCTGAGATTCGGGTCGGCCATGTTGGGGCGTCACGGTCCACTCCGGACTACTTCGCGCTCTCGATCGGGAACATGCTGCTGGGGGGGACGTTCACGAGTCGGCTGAATCTCAACCTGCGCGAGAAGAACGGATTCACGTATGGGGTTCGGTCCAGCTTCGGATTCCGATCGCGGCCGGGTCCGTTCCAAGTCTCCACGGCCGTCGGGTCCGAGGTCACTGCTGATGCCGTCAGGGAGACCCTCTTCGAGATGCAGCATCTCGTGGAAGGGGGCGCGACGGAGGACGAGGTCGCCGCGGCCCGAGACTACTTGGCCGGGATCTTTGGCCTCCAACTCGAGACGGCCGGGCAGATCGGCTCGCGCCTGTCACAGATCTTGATGCATGGGTTGGATGACGATTACTACCACCGCTATCGCGACAACGTGCGAGGCGTGACGACGGAGCAGGTTTCTGCCGCGGTCCGCGCGCATATGCGCCCTGACGAAGTTCAGATCGTCGTCGTTGGCGATGCGGAGGCAGTCGTGGGCTCGCTCCAAGATTTGGGTGTCGGCTCCGTAACCGTCGTCTAG
- a CDS encoding pitrilysin family protein has product MSRLTIPIERHRLDNGLKVVLSQDRTVPVVAVNLWYGVGSRNETEGKTGFAHLFEHMMFQGSQHVSKNGHFEMVERAGGSLNGSTWFDRTNYYETLPSHELELALWLESDRLGFMLPAMDQDKLDNQKDVVKNEKRQRYDNQPYGDWDERLQALVYPKGHPYHHPVIGSMEDIDAATLEDVASFFETFYVPNNAVITLAGDFDSGEALGLINQYFADIPRGADVPPLAKDPTVAPLIGETVRQVVVSDVPLPRVIMAFRIPPFSSDDFAVAEVAQALLGQGRAARLYRRLVRERRVAKSVVSYAFPLLSGASMLLVWATGYPGMEHQALEAAIAEEVEDLRNAETAEVERAIALTETDLVRGLERVSERADLLSAFELHFDDPDRVNRELDRLRAVSVDQIRAFADSHLGPDNRAVLIYDPKESS; this is encoded by the coding sequence GTGAGCCGACTTACCATCCCCATAGAGCGGCACAGGTTGGACAACGGACTGAAGGTCGTCCTTTCTCAGGATCGGACCGTGCCGGTTGTCGCCGTGAACCTCTGGTACGGCGTGGGCTCCCGGAACGAGACCGAGGGCAAGACCGGATTCGCTCACTTGTTCGAGCACATGATGTTTCAAGGCTCGCAGCACGTTTCAAAGAACGGGCACTTCGAGATGGTCGAGCGCGCCGGTGGTTCGCTGAATGGCAGCACGTGGTTCGACCGGACCAACTACTACGAGACGCTCCCGTCCCACGAACTGGAACTCGCCCTCTGGCTCGAGTCGGACCGGTTGGGCTTCATGCTTCCCGCGATGGATCAGGACAAGCTCGACAATCAGAAGGACGTGGTGAAGAACGAGAAGCGTCAGCGCTACGACAATCAGCCCTATGGGGACTGGGATGAGCGACTGCAGGCGTTGGTCTACCCGAAGGGGCACCCCTATCACCATCCGGTGATCGGATCCATGGAGGACATCGACGCGGCTACGCTCGAAGACGTCGCCTCCTTCTTCGAGACCTTCTACGTGCCCAACAATGCTGTCATCACCTTAGCTGGTGACTTTGACAGCGGGGAAGCACTTGGCCTCATCAATCAGTATTTCGCGGACATCCCGCGAGGTGCGGACGTACCCCCGCTCGCGAAAGACCCCACTGTGGCGCCGCTCATTGGGGAGACAGTTCGCCAGGTCGTGGTGAGTGATGTGCCTCTCCCCCGCGTCATCATGGCGTTCCGGATCCCGCCCTTTTCTTCGGATGACTTCGCCGTTGCCGAGGTCGCGCAGGCGCTACTCGGCCAGGGCAGGGCTGCCCGGTTGTACCGGCGCCTGGTTCGTGAGCGCAGAGTCGCTAAGAGCGTGGTGTCCTATGCGTTCCCGCTCTTGTCGGGAGCTTCGATGCTACTCGTGTGGGCCACGGGGTATCCCGGCATGGAGCATCAGGCCCTTGAGGCCGCGATCGCGGAGGAAGTCGAGGACCTCAGAAATGCTGAGACCGCTGAGGTCGAGCGGGCGATCGCACTGACCGAGACAGACTTGGTTCGGGGGCTAGAGCGTGTCTCGGAACGTGCGGACTTGTTGTCAGCGTTCGAGTTGCATTTCGATGACCCTGATCGCGTGAATCGAGAATTGGATCGTCTTAGGGCCGTGTCTGTTGATCAGATCCGTGCCTTTGCCGATTCACATCTGGGTCCGGATAATCGGGCCGTTTTGATCTATGACCCGAAGGAGTCGTCATGA
- the gpmI gene encoding 2,3-bisphosphoglycerate-independent phosphoglycerate mutase, with protein sequence MRNVLLVILDGWGHSDFGDPPNHANAVELADAPRFRKLFEEFSRTRLACSGQDVGLPDGQMGNSEVGHLNLGAGRIVYQAIARVDGAVEDGSFADRLELDSLVAGLRERGGTLHVTGLVSDGGVHSHLRHFQALMDLLPEDLPVRLHCITDGRDTSPTGGSGFVGALEDLCAQSESWAIASVIGRYWIMDRDKRWERTKRGYDLIVNGVAETWADSVEVLNSNYEAGVTDEFIEPTGIRGVGEEGVSAQDTVLLLNFRSDRMRQFASALSVSDFDGFARGGSMPAQVVTLTEYMAGLPVQVVFPPLPIEACLAEVLSEAGKKQLKVAETEKYAHVTYFFNGGEETPYTGEDRDLVPSPKVATYDLQPEMSAAGVSAAVARGMNSDDYDFILVNFANPDMVGHTGSIPAASQAVEAVDELLGGLVDLVHDKPEWVALVTADHGNCEKMLTEDGAVHTAHTTEPVDFIVVDPRDPRRAVRAQGRLADVAPTVLALMEVPQPTQMTGSSLVSDAESV encoded by the coding sequence ATGAGAAACGTGCTGCTCGTGATCCTAGATGGCTGGGGCCACTCTGACTTCGGCGATCCACCAAACCACGCGAATGCGGTTGAACTCGCTGATGCGCCTCGGTTCCGGAAGCTGTTCGAGGAATTCTCTCGCACGCGGCTCGCGTGTTCGGGCCAGGACGTTGGTCTTCCGGACGGTCAGATGGGGAATTCTGAGGTCGGGCATCTCAACCTCGGGGCCGGGCGGATCGTGTATCAGGCCATCGCGCGTGTAGACGGGGCGGTGGAAGACGGATCGTTCGCGGACCGTCTGGAGCTCGATTCTTTGGTGGCTGGACTGCGAGAACGGGGCGGCACGCTACACGTGACGGGCCTCGTTTCGGATGGCGGCGTCCACAGTCACCTCCGGCACTTTCAGGCCCTCATGGACTTACTCCCTGAGGACCTTCCCGTCCGCCTTCACTGCATCACAGACGGGCGTGACACGTCTCCGACGGGTGGCTCAGGGTTTGTGGGTGCGCTCGAGGATTTGTGTGCCCAGAGTGAATCATGGGCCATCGCCTCGGTGATCGGGCGCTACTGGATTATGGACCGGGACAAACGCTGGGAACGGACAAAGCGTGGGTACGATCTGATCGTGAACGGTGTCGCCGAGACTTGGGCTGATTCAGTCGAGGTTCTGAACTCGAATTATGAAGCCGGGGTCACGGACGAGTTCATTGAGCCCACCGGCATCCGGGGCGTGGGAGAAGAGGGCGTCAGTGCCCAGGACACGGTCCTGCTTCTCAACTTCAGATCGGATCGCATGCGGCAGTTCGCGTCAGCGCTGAGTGTTTCCGACTTCGACGGATTCGCCCGGGGCGGTTCGATGCCCGCACAGGTCGTCACCCTCACCGAGTACATGGCGGGACTGCCGGTTCAGGTCGTGTTCCCACCCCTGCCCATCGAAGCCTGCTTGGCGGAAGTGCTTTCGGAGGCCGGCAAGAAGCAACTCAAGGTCGCGGAGACTGAGAAGTATGCGCACGTGACCTACTTCTTCAATGGCGGTGAAGAGACTCCGTACACCGGCGAGGACCGAGACCTGGTCCCTTCGCCGAAGGTCGCTACGTACGACCTCCAGCCTGAGATGAGTGCAGCGGGTGTAAGTGCAGCCGTTGCCCGAGGCATGAACAGCGATGACTACGACTTTATCCTCGTGAACTTTGCCAACCCGGACATGGTCGGTCACACCGGTTCGATCCCGGCGGCATCACAAGCGGTAGAGGCGGTGGACGAGCTGCTCGGGGGGCTGGTTGACCTCGTTCATGACAAGCCCGAATGGGTGGCGCTCGTAACGGCGGATCATGGCAACTGCGAGAAGATGCTGACCGAGGACGGAGCAGTGCACACTGCTCACACAACCGAGCCGGTAGACTTCATCGTCGTGGACCCACGAGACCCCAGGCGTGCTGTTCGCGCACAGGGGCGCCTTGCTGACGTCGCACCGACGGTGCTCGCCTTGATGGAGGTCCCACAACCGACCCAAATGACCGGCTCCAGCTTGGTCTCTGACGCGGAATCTGTATGA
- a CDS encoding aminotransferase class I/II-fold pyridoxal phosphate-dependent enzyme, which yields MRFTPFTMERYQSTFEHRVRINLSESGVHPLTVDELLEIAGTDAGVGGIRLGYGQSNGSDELRHKVAAQYEGATENNVLVTVGGAEANFTCFWHLFETEEKAAVILPTYGQVPGLIDSFEGRIMPVHLVEENDWQPDLEALEAALEAGARFVLITNPNNPTGAALSDASMDAIAEMTARHGAWIMADEVYAGAETGVEKTRSFWGCHDKVLVTNSLSKAYGLPGLRLGWILGPSELIEKLWGHTDYTTIAVASVSDALACVALEPETRDRIMARTRGIVRANLQLVEDWMAAQEGRFSYRPPDAGAICYTAYDAQVNSTDFAEKLRTEKSVLVVPGDHFGMDRYLRIGFGNPESELMEGLGLVRDAFDEIAM from the coding sequence TTGCGCTTCACGCCATTCACAATGGAGCGGTACCAGTCCACATTCGAGCACCGCGTGCGCATCAACTTGTCAGAGAGCGGTGTGCATCCGCTCACCGTAGACGAACTCCTCGAGATCGCGGGCACAGACGCGGGCGTCGGTGGCATCCGACTCGGGTACGGTCAGTCGAACGGATCCGATGAGCTACGCCACAAGGTCGCCGCACAGTACGAGGGCGCGACGGAGAACAACGTGCTTGTTACGGTGGGTGGTGCCGAGGCCAATTTCACGTGCTTCTGGCATCTGTTCGAAACCGAGGAGAAGGCCGCAGTCATCCTGCCCACCTACGGGCAGGTCCCCGGCCTGATCGACTCGTTCGAAGGCCGCATCATGCCGGTGCATCTGGTCGAGGAGAACGATTGGCAGCCCGACCTGGAGGCGCTGGAGGCAGCACTCGAGGCCGGCGCACGTTTCGTCCTCATCACCAACCCGAACAACCCGACCGGCGCGGCACTCTCGGACGCATCGATGGATGCGATCGCCGAAATGACTGCACGCCATGGCGCATGGATCATGGCAGACGAGGTGTACGCGGGGGCAGAGACAGGCGTGGAGAAGACCCGGTCGTTCTGGGGATGCCACGACAAGGTGCTGGTGACGAACTCGCTCTCGAAGGCGTACGGGCTTCCAGGCCTAAGGCTCGGATGGATCCTTGGGCCGAGCGAGCTCATCGAGAAATTGTGGGGGCACACCGATTACACGACGATCGCGGTTGCATCCGTGTCCGACGCTCTGGCGTGCGTGGCGCTCGAGCCGGAGACGCGAGACCGGATCATGGCGCGGACCCGCGGAATCGTGCGGGCAAACCTTCAGTTGGTCGAGGACTGGATGGCAGCCCAGGAAGGGCGCTTCAGCTATCGACCGCCGGATGCCGGGGCGATCTGTTATACCGCCTATGACGCCCAGGTGAACTCAACGGACTTCGCGGAGAAGTTGCGGACTGAGAAGTCTGTGTTGGTCGTTCCAGGGGATCACTTCGGGATGGATCGATACCTGCGGATCGGGTTCGGAAACCCGGAAAGCGAATTGATGGAAGGGCTTGGATTGGTGCGAGACGCGTTTGACGAGATCGCGATGTAG
- a CDS encoding amidohydrolase family protein codes for MLRRIIHSAFVITLTAVAACSPADPPADLAITNVTVIDAVNGVRAGQNVVMNNGTIVTVAEPGSPVNAEQVVDGTGKYLIPGLWDFHVHLTYDDAFTDAMAGLFLSYGITSVRDTGGPLALLKPVVDRLEAEGAIAPRVFFAGPLLDGEYVVYDGVNRPELGIGNPDVETARENVAMLAEAGVDFVKIYEMISPEVFEALVSAANEHGLPMDGHVPLSMRARNVGPRVNSLEHLRNIEMDCAEEPAALLEQRRAILQNTDAVPGASLRSRLHSSQRLPAIEAYDAAECAAVIAAMATTIQVPTLRLNAMSLVPPFARDDWADALSRLPEAAAAPWTEMSTEREQRTATTDMTFPEWSLSLIGQMHEAGVPIGAGTDTPIGFAVPGYSLHNELEMLVRAGLSPIEALRSATLRPAEFFGLENEMGTVDVGRLADLVLLNANPLEDIHNTRTVHAVVTKGQLLTSEALAALIR; via the coding sequence GTGCTCCGTCGAATCATACACTCCGCTTTTGTCATCACCCTGACTGCGGTCGCCGCCTGCAGCCCAGCAGACCCGCCAGCCGACCTCGCCATCACAAACGTCACTGTCATCGACGCCGTGAACGGGGTGCGCGCCGGGCAGAACGTCGTCATGAACAACGGAACGATCGTGACGGTCGCGGAGCCTGGGAGTCCAGTAAACGCAGAGCAAGTCGTGGACGGGACGGGTAAGTATCTCATACCCGGCTTGTGGGACTTCCACGTTCACCTCACCTACGATGATGCGTTCACCGACGCGATGGCAGGGCTCTTCCTCAGCTACGGGATCACGAGCGTACGCGACACCGGCGGGCCACTCGCTCTCCTGAAGCCGGTCGTCGATCGACTCGAAGCCGAGGGGGCAATCGCACCTCGCGTCTTCTTCGCGGGACCGCTTCTCGACGGTGAGTACGTGGTCTATGACGGCGTGAACCGACCCGAACTCGGGATCGGCAATCCCGACGTCGAGACCGCCCGAGAAAATGTCGCGATGCTCGCCGAGGCGGGCGTGGACTTTGTGAAGATCTACGAGATGATCTCGCCGGAAGTATTCGAGGCGCTCGTTTCAGCAGCGAACGAACATGGTCTGCCCATGGACGGTCACGTGCCGCTTTCAATGCGGGCCCGCAACGTCGGACCACGAGTGAACTCGCTCGAACATCTACGCAACATCGAGATGGACTGCGCCGAGGAACCCGCCGCACTTCTGGAGCAGCGCCGCGCGATCCTGCAGAACACCGATGCTGTCCCGGGCGCATCACTGCGGTCCCGCCTCCACAGCTCGCAGCGCCTGCCCGCGATCGAGGCGTACGACGCGGCGGAATGCGCGGCCGTGATCGCCGCGATGGCGACGACGATCCAGGTCCCCACGCTCCGTCTGAACGCGATGAGTCTCGTGCCCCCGTTCGCCCGGGATGACTGGGCTGACGCATTGAGTCGTCTACCCGAAGCCGCCGCTGCACCGTGGACTGAGATGTCGACCGAGCGCGAGCAACGGACCGCTACGACGGATATGACATTCCCGGAATGGAGCCTCTCCCTCATCGGTCAGATGCACGAGGCTGGCGTCCCCATCGGGGCCGGCACCGACACCCCGATCGGCTTCGCCGTTCCGGGCTACAGCCTTCACAATGAGCTCGAGATGCTCGTCAGAGCTGGCCTCTCACCGATCGAAGCTCTCCGTTCCGCGACGCTCCGCCCTGCAGAGTTCTTCGGGCTGGAAAACGAGATGGGCACGGTCGACGTCGGACGGCTCGCAGACCTCGTACTTCTGAACGCCAATCCCCTGGAAGACATCCACAACACCCGGACGGTGCATGCGGTTGTGACGAAGGGCCAACTGCTCACGAGCGAGGCGTTGGCGGCTCTCATCAGGTAA
- a CDS encoding amidohydrolase family protein: MLKRTLFAGLIALATAALPASAQDTGPFDLLVTGGRVLDGTGNPWFRADIGVRDGRIVAVGDLSAAQATRTVDATGRYVSPGFIDIHSHADDGSSRIGRNTIRTDSIHRKAAPNIVSQGVTSVVVNHDGRSPWPIRDQRALLESQGIGPNVMMMVGHGTVRGLVMEDDFQRLSTPEEQERMRALVRQALEEGAVGMSAGLEYSPGRWSETAEVAQMAQELVPYDGVYISHERAEGSDPMWYWPSQDEPGPPTLQDAVMETIEIGRVTGARVVASHIKAKGAHFWGSSGSAIQLIQRARDEGVRVFADQYPYATSGSDGNTVLIPRWALNDPEARRPQDRRPPGEMFRVAMENAENEADIRMDIAHEIRRRGGAERVMIMDYPDESTVGQTIQDVSVARGTDPVQTAIDLQLQGNPDRAGGGRFRGFSMSEIDVENYAAQPWVATASDGGIAVESDGSVHPRFYGTFPRKIRHYAMTAGALSVEAAIRSQTSLPARIMGLRDRGEIREGYFADLVVFDLETIADKATFFEPHQHAEGIDHVIVNGEFVVEDGEILYTLPGKVITSRKGGPPEIS, translated from the coding sequence ATGCTCAAGCGTACGCTATTCGCTGGCCTCATCGCCCTAGCCACTGCTGCCCTTCCCGCATCGGCCCAAGACACAGGCCCCTTCGACCTGCTGGTCACCGGCGGCCGAGTCCTCGACGGCACGGGCAACCCGTGGTTCCGCGCGGACATTGGCGTCCGCGACGGGCGTATTGTCGCGGTTGGTGACCTAAGCGCGGCCCAGGCCACACGCACCGTAGACGCCACAGGCCGCTACGTGTCACCGGGATTCATCGACATCCACTCGCATGCGGATGACGGCTCTTCACGCATCGGGCGGAATACGATTCGGACGGATTCGATCCACCGAAAGGCGGCACCCAACATCGTATCTCAGGGCGTGACATCGGTCGTCGTGAATCACGACGGGCGCTCACCGTGGCCCATCCGGGACCAGCGGGCGCTCCTCGAAAGCCAGGGCATTGGGCCGAACGTGATGATGATGGTCGGGCACGGAACGGTGCGCGGTTTGGTTATGGAGGACGACTTCCAGCGGCTGTCCACGCCGGAGGAGCAAGAGCGCATGCGCGCCCTGGTCCGCCAGGCTCTGGAAGAAGGTGCCGTCGGCATGTCGGCAGGGCTCGAGTACTCGCCCGGGCGTTGGAGCGAGACGGCCGAGGTCGCCCAGATGGCTCAGGAACTGGTTCCGTACGATGGCGTCTACATATCACACGAACGGGCGGAAGGCTCGGACCCCATGTGGTACTGGCCTAGCCAGGACGAACCGGGACCGCCCACTCTTCAGGACGCGGTCATGGAGACGATCGAGATTGGGCGTGTGACGGGAGCCCGCGTCGTCGCTTCGCACATCAAGGCTAAGGGTGCGCACTTCTGGGGATCGAGCGGATCCGCAATTCAGCTGATCCAGCGAGCTCGCGACGAAGGTGTGCGTGTATTCGCGGACCAGTACCCGTATGCGACAAGCGGTTCGGACGGCAACACGGTGTTGATCCCGCGTTGGGCGCTCAACGACCCCGAGGCACGTCGCCCACAGGACCGACGGCCACCGGGAGAGATGTTCCGGGTCGCGATGGAGAATGCCGAGAACGAAGCCGACATTCGCATGGACATCGCACATGAGATCCGTCGCAGAGGTGGCGCCGAGCGGGTCATGATCATGGATTACCCGGACGAATCAACCGTTGGGCAGACAATCCAGGACGTGTCCGTGGCGCGCGGGACGGATCCCGTGCAAACCGCGATCGATCTCCAGCTCCAGGGCAACCCGGATCGGGCGGGCGGCGGCCGCTTCCGCGGCTTCTCAATGTCCGAGATCGACGTGGAGAACTATGCGGCCCAGCCTTGGGTCGCGACGGCATCAGACGGCGGCATCGCTGTGGAGTCAGACGGTTCGGTGCACCCGCGTTTCTACGGCACCTTCCCACGCAAGATCCGGCACTACGCGATGACGGCTGGCGCTCTCTCCGTGGAGGCCGCGATCCGTTCGCAGACATCCCTGCCCGCCCGCATCATGGGGCTACGCGATCGGGGTGAGATTCGCGAGGGGTACTTCGCCGACCTCGTCGTGTTCGACCTGGAAACGATCGCTGACAAGGCGACGTTCTTCGAGCCGCATCAACACGCCGAGGGTATCGATCACGTGATCGTGAACGGCGAGTTCGTGGTCGAGGATGGAGAGATCCTCTACACACTCCCCGGAAAGGTGATTACGTCACGGAAAGGCGGGCCGCCCGAGATTTCCTAG
- a CDS encoding nitroreductase family protein: protein MARADFVPLSTYHELSEEEMQQAADDFLATMQRRRTVRDFSDRPVPREVIESCLLAAGTAPNGANRQPWRFVVVGDPTIKTRIREEAEEEEREFYSGKAPPEWIEALEHLGTDEHKPFLETAPWLIVIFAESYELMDDGTKAKNYYVSESVGIATGMLVTACHHAGLVTLTHTPSPMKFLNEVLERPANERAFLILVCGYPDEAATVPDITKKSIDEIAVFVE from the coding sequence ATGGCTCGCGCCGACTTCGTACCCCTTTCGACCTACCACGAGCTCTCCGAAGAAGAGATGCAGCAGGCGGCGGACGACTTCTTGGCGACGATGCAGCGTCGGCGCACAGTGCGTGACTTTTCGGACCGACCCGTTCCTCGGGAAGTCATCGAGAGCTGCCTCCTTGCAGCGGGCACGGCGCCCAACGGAGCCAATCGCCAGCCGTGGCGGTTTGTGGTTGTTGGGGATCCCACGATCAAGACTCGCATCCGTGAAGAAGCCGAAGAAGAAGAACGCGAATTCTACAGTGGTAAGGCGCCGCCGGAATGGATCGAGGCGCTTGAGCACCTTGGGACGGATGAGCACAAACCGTTCTTGGAAACCGCGCCGTGGTTGATCGTGATTTTCGCCGAGAGCTACGAACTCATGGACGACGGAACGAAGGCGAAGAACTACTACGTGTCGGAGTCGGTGGGGATCGCGACAGGGATGCTTGTCACCGCCTGCCATCATGCGGGTTTGGTGACGCTCACTCACACGCCGTCGCCCATGAAGTTTCTGAACGAGGTGCTCGAAAGGCCAGCCAATGAGCGGGCCTTTCTGATCCTGGTGTGTGGGTATCCGGACGAAGCTGCGACAGTGCCCGATATCACCAAGAAGTCCATCGACGAGATCGCTGTCTTCGTAGAGTAG
- a CDS encoding M20/M25/M40 family metallo-hydrolase, translating to MTKTFRAIAVALLAPAALSAQQAGLEEAVATITQDDYAYRIGVIAHDSMQGRDTPSPGLSKTAEWAASEFRRMGLRGGVEDGGFIQRYPLRSVTVDAEASGMDVGGARLSFGEDLLPLFGASAEGEATGRLALVSGSLGMDGAFAGNALAGAHVVWVLSADAQGIDRSMFETLGQMREAGALSVIITNSTEDERWASNARRSMGSGVQKGWGGENGGGSDAFEPLLQVRTQSLQEVLREHGVNMIPLQARAEGDVEILVVEDLQVTVSQSMRSEMIDAPNVVAVLEGSDPELKNEYVVFSGHMDHVGMGAPDANGDSIFNGADDDASGTVAVIEVAEAMASLPVAPKRSTLFILVSGEEKGLWGSEWFAENPTVPIESMVADLNTDMVGRNWTDTIVAIGKEHSDLGETLNRVNGDHPELRMTAIDDVWPEERFYFRSDHYNFARKGVPVLFFFNGTHDDYHGRDDEPDRIDTEKAARIARLVFYLGVDIANAAERPKWNPESYSRIVSDR from the coding sequence ATGACGAAGACTTTCCGGGCGATTGCCGTCGCCCTTCTGGCCCCGGCAGCACTATCGGCCCAGCAGGCAGGACTCGAAGAGGCAGTCGCGACCATCACGCAGGACGACTACGCGTACCGCATTGGAGTGATCGCGCACGACTCCATGCAGGGACGAGACACTCCGAGCCCCGGTTTGAGCAAGACCGCTGAATGGGCCGCATCAGAGTTCCGCCGCATGGGGCTCCGCGGGGGTGTCGAGGACGGTGGCTTCATTCAGCGCTATCCGCTGCGGTCAGTGACGGTTGACGCGGAAGCCTCGGGCATGGACGTGGGCGGCGCACGCCTCTCGTTCGGAGAGGATCTGCTCCCGCTGTTTGGTGCTTCCGCTGAAGGAGAGGCCACCGGGCGGCTTGCTCTCGTCTCGGGATCGCTAGGAATGGATGGCGCCTTCGCCGGCAACGCGCTTGCGGGCGCTCACGTGGTTTGGGTGCTCTCTGCTGATGCCCAGGGCATCGATCGTTCAATGTTCGAGACGCTCGGACAGATGCGGGAGGCAGGTGCCCTTTCAGTGATCATCACGAACTCCACTGAGGATGAGCGTTGGGCGAGTAACGCTCGCCGTTCTATGGGGTCCGGCGTTCAGAAAGGATGGGGAGGCGAGAACGGTGGTGGCTCGGATGCGTTTGAGCCACTTCTCCAGGTACGGACGCAGTCACTCCAGGAAGTCTTGCGAGAGCACGGCGTGAACATGATTCCGCTTCAGGCCCGTGCGGAGGGGGACGTCGAGATCTTGGTTGTGGAAGACCTTCAGGTCACCGTTTCCCAGAGCATGCGCTCGGAGATGATTGACGCACCAAACGTCGTTGCGGTCCTGGAAGGCAGTGACCCCGAACTCAAGAACGAGTACGTGGTCTTTTCCGGTCACATGGACCACGTCGGGATGGGTGCACCGGATGCGAACGGTGACTCCATCTTTAATGGAGCGGACGATGACGCATCGGGAACGGTCGCCGTCATCGAAGTGGCCGAAGCGATGGCCTCTCTCCCGGTCGCACCCAAGCGTTCGACCCTCTTCATCCTCGTGAGTGGTGAAGAGAAGGGACTATGGGGTTCCGAGTGGTTCGCGGAGAATCCAACGGTGCCAATCGAATCCATGGTTGCCGACCTGAACACTGATATGGTTGGTCGGAATTGGACGGATACGATCGTGGCGATCGGGAAAGAACACTCGGATCTGGGCGAGACGCTCAATCGTGTGAACGGAGACCATCCCGAGCTACGCATGACTGCGATTGACGATGTATGGCCGGAAGAGCGGTTCTACTTCCGTTCGGACCATTACAACTTCGCTCGCAAGGGTGTGCCGGTGCTCTTCTTCTTCAACGGTACCCACGACGACTATCACGGACGGGACGACGAGCCGGACCGGATCGATACGGAAAAGGCAGCGCGCATCGCTCGCTTGGTTTTCTACTTAGGGGTCGATATCGCAAATGCTGCGGAACGCCCGAAATGGAATCCTGAGAGTTACTCGCGCATCGTATCAGACCGCTGA